In Candidatus Desulforudis audaxviator MP104C, a genomic segment contains:
- the spoVAE gene encoding stage V sporulation protein AE yields MSFLMAFVVGGLICVVGQLLMDLTNYKVTPAHILVGFVTGGAILSALGLYQPLVELAGAGALVPLTGFGHILAQGAIRGVEKDGLFGVFAGGLEAAAAGITAAVVFGYFFAIVFKPKG; encoded by the coding sequence ATGAGTTTTCTAATGGCCTTCGTGGTAGGAGGCCTGATCTGTGTGGTGGGCCAACTGCTTATGGACCTGACCAATTACAAGGTGACTCCGGCACACATCCTAGTGGGCTTTGTGACCGGGGGGGCCATACTCTCCGCCCTGGGCCTGTACCAGCCGCTGGTCGAACTGGCGGGTGCGGGAGCGCTGGTGCCTCTGACTGGTTTTGGCCACATCCTGGCCCAGGGCGCCATCCGTGGCGTGGAAAAGGACGGATTGTTCGGGGTGTTCGCCGGGGGGTTGGAAGCGGCGGCGGCCGGCATTACGGCCGCGGTGGTTTTCGGCTATTTTTTTGCCATCGTGTTCAAACCCAAGGGGTAG
- the spoVAD gene encoding stage V sporulation protein AD: MPAAKKTGQQTLVFRNPPVIVVSGTVVGGKEAQGPLGKTFDLVIDDPYHGEKSWEHAERRMLEDAAKTALKKAGLSQQEIDFFLAGDLENQILASSFAACSLGIPHLGLFGACSTFYEGMVVGAVLIDGGFAEKVLVAVSSHCCTAEKQFRFPTEQGVQRSLAQSWTVTGAGAVILASQGAGPVITHATVGKVIDLGQGDPTNFGAAMAPAAADTIVRHFQDTGRPADYYDLVVTGDLGIYGRELAQGLIGDHGYQVEGRFTDCGILIYDHDKQDTHAGGSGCACSAVVTGGYLLQQIQTGKLQRLLGVGTGALLNADSPKQGETIPGIGHAVVIERR; the protein is encoded by the coding sequence ATGCCTGCCGCCAAGAAGACAGGACAGCAGACGCTCGTTTTCCGGAACCCCCCGGTGATTGTGGTCAGCGGTACCGTCGTGGGCGGCAAGGAGGCCCAGGGACCGCTGGGTAAGACTTTTGACCTGGTCATCGACGACCCCTATCACGGGGAGAAGTCCTGGGAACATGCCGAGCGCCGGATGCTGGAAGACGCGGCCAAGACCGCCCTGAAAAAAGCGGGCCTTAGCCAGCAGGAAATCGACTTCTTCCTGGCCGGGGATCTGGAAAACCAGATTCTGGCCTCTTCCTTTGCGGCCTGCAGCCTAGGCATCCCCCACCTGGGGCTTTTCGGAGCCTGCTCCACCTTTTACGAGGGGATGGTGGTGGGCGCGGTGCTCATCGACGGCGGCTTCGCGGAGAAGGTGCTGGTGGCCGTGTCTTCACACTGCTGCACCGCCGAAAAGCAGTTCCGGTTCCCGACTGAGCAAGGCGTGCAGCGCTCCCTGGCCCAGAGTTGGACGGTCACCGGCGCGGGCGCGGTGATCCTGGCGTCCCAAGGGGCCGGTCCGGTCATCACCCACGCCACCGTCGGGAAGGTGATTGACCTGGGTCAGGGCGACCCCACCAACTTTGGGGCGGCGATGGCCCCCGCCGCCGCTGATACCATTGTCCGGCACTTTCAGGACACCGGGCGGCCGGCGGATTATTACGATCTGGTGGTCACCGGTGATCTGGGGATCTACGGCCGGGAATTGGCCCAGGGGCTGATCGGGGATCACGGTTACCAGGTGGAGGGCCGGTTTACCGACTGCGGGATACTCATCTACGACCACGACAAGCAGGACACCCACGCCGGGGGGAGTGGTTGCGCCTGCTCGGCGGTGGTCACCGGGGGTTATCTGCTTCAGCAAATCCAGACCGGGAAACTGCAGCGCCTGCTTGGTGTGGGCACCGGCGCGCTTTTGAACGCTGACTCCCCCAAACAGGGGGAAACCATTCCGGGAATCGGGCATGCAGTAGTGATTGAAAGACGCTAG
- a CDS encoding dodecin family protein: protein MQVKVAELVAQSKKSWDDAVLSAVGEAAQKIGNITGVEVVNMTADVQDGRLIEYKANLKIAYTE, encoded by the coding sequence ATGCAGGTAAAAGTGGCGGAGTTGGTGGCCCAGTCCAAGAAAAGCTGGGATGACGCGGTGCTAAGCGCGGTGGGGGAGGCCGCCCAGAAGATCGGAAACATCACCGGGGTCGAGGTGGTGAATATGACGGCCGACGTGCAGGACGGCCGGCTGATCGAGTATAAGGCCAACCTCAAAATCGCTTACACCGAGTAG
- the sigF gene encoding RNA polymerase sporulation sigma factor SigF produces the protein MRTRIDLNVPNHPLLKDRETRRLLRLSQQGDVLARETLINANLKLVCNVIRRFEGRGYDPDDLFQIGCIGLIKAIDKFDLRFKVKFSTYAVPMIIGEIRRFLRDDTPLRVSRSLKELAWKAQSTREQLQVRLDRDPTIGELAEELGIPREELVGALEAAQSPTSLYEVLHQDEGDPIHVMDQVQNKEENEGAWVERIALQELLDSLPERDRRIVVWRFFEDKTQAEVARNLGLSQVQVSRLEREALRKLKSMARAKP, from the coding sequence ATGCGCACGCGAATTGACCTTAACGTCCCCAATCACCCCCTGCTCAAGGACCGGGAAACACGCCGCCTGCTGCGCCTATCCCAACAAGGCGATGTGTTGGCCAGGGAAACACTGATCAACGCCAACCTGAAACTGGTCTGCAACGTCATCAGGCGCTTCGAGGGTCGGGGCTACGACCCCGACGATCTGTTCCAGATCGGCTGCATCGGATTGATCAAGGCCATTGACAAGTTTGACCTCCGTTTCAAAGTGAAGTTTTCCACCTACGCCGTACCCATGATTATCGGGGAGATACGGCGTTTTCTACGGGACGACACGCCGCTGCGCGTCAGCCGGTCTTTGAAGGAGTTGGCCTGGAAAGCGCAGTCCACGCGTGAACAGCTTCAGGTGCGCCTGGACCGCGACCCCACCATCGGTGAGCTCGCCGAGGAACTGGGCATACCGCGCGAGGAACTGGTGGGTGCACTGGAGGCCGCCCAGTCTCCAACCTCGTTGTACGAAGTGCTGCACCAGGATGAAGGGGATCCGATCCACGTCATGGACCAGGTTCAGAACAAGGAGGAAAACGAAGGCGCTTGGGTGGAACGGATCGCGCTGCAAGAACTCCTGGACAGCCTGCCGGAGCGGGACCGGCGGATCGTGGTCTGGCGTTTTTTCGAGGACAAAACCCAGGCCGAAGTGGCGCGCAACCTGGGGCTCTCCCAGGTACAGGTGTCGCGGCTGGAAAGGGAGGCGCTCAGGAAACTGAAGAGCATGGCCCGGGCCAAGCCGTAA
- the spoIIAB gene encoding anti-sigma F factor, translating into MDYHNFLRVEFYSLPVNVGLARVTVAAFAAQLNYTVSELDDIKGAVSEAVSNAIIHGYEGAPDRLVKLIAVVRGNELEISVEDGGKGIENLEEALRPGYSSGVERLGLGFSFIRSFMDTLDVQTVPGRGTKVLMTKRAGPPGGHAHAN; encoded by the coding sequence TTGGATTACCATAATTTTTTGCGTGTGGAGTTCTACAGTTTACCGGTAAACGTCGGGTTGGCCCGGGTGACGGTAGCCGCTTTTGCCGCGCAACTCAACTATACGGTCAGTGAACTGGATGACATCAAGGGCGCGGTGTCCGAAGCGGTTTCCAACGCCATCATCCACGGCTACGAAGGAGCGCCGGACCGGTTGGTGAAATTGATCGCCGTAGTCCGGGGGAACGAACTGGAGATCAGCGTTGAAGACGGCGGTAAAGGGATCGAAAACCTGGAAGAAGCCCTGCGCCCCGGCTATTCGAGCGGGGTTGAACGCCTCGGGCTGGGATTCTCGTTCATCCGGTCGTTCATGGACACTCTTGACGTGCAGACCGTACCCGGCCGTGGCACTAAAGTGTTGATGACCAAGCGGGCCGGACCTCCCGGTGGCCATGCGCACGCGAATTGA
- a CDS encoding STAS domain-containing protein, whose amino-acid sequence MLTVDNRGNTLIARLSGELDLQVADELRTRLDRALDETGTANLIFNLEAVSFLDSSCLGVILGRYRRISGGNGEMVFVSVPPGVRRVLELSGLLRIGREYATEEEALAEIG is encoded by the coding sequence TTGCTTACCGTTGACAACCGCGGGAATACCTTGATCGCCCGTCTCTCGGGTGAACTGGATCTCCAGGTCGCCGACGAACTCCGGACCAGGTTGGACCGTGCCCTGGACGAAACGGGTACGGCCAACCTGATATTCAACCTCGAGGCGGTTTCATTCCTTGACAGTTCGTGTCTAGGCGTGATCCTCGGCCGGTACAGGAGGATTTCGGGCGGAAACGGGGAAATGGTGTTTGTTTCCGTGCCGCCGGGAGTCCGGCGGGTACTGGAGCTGTCGGGCCTTTTGCGGATCGGCCGGGAATACGCCACCGAGGAGGAGGCCCTCGCCGAGATCGGGTAG
- a CDS encoding D-alanyl-D-alanine carboxypeptidase family protein: protein MRQRFVLSIIVTLTVLLMFAGPAAAAGTAEKGPETEAESAVLLEPVSGQILYEKEPYKEQPIASVTKIMTMLLAVEALDSGKAKLDDIIVTSEHAAGMGGSQIYLAPQEKMSFREMLISVATGSANDASVAIAEHVAGSEEAFVQMMNDRAAELGAKHTHYVNPTGLPAEGHYSCAYDQAVILREALKYPLFREVSAIKEYDLRGGEFKLWNTNKLLWWYPGADAGKTGWTNEAKYCLASSVKKDNLRLIAVVLGVPETKGHFRESIKLYNWGFARFEAVVLAGEGELIKTLPVDKGVDTTVDLIVPHEVCVVVPRGEKEGVDFRVELPSWPAAPLKQDEALGSYVVLHNGKEVLRVDIVPAKDVPEASFVQQFTRMAERICG, encoded by the coding sequence GTGCGTCAACGCTTTGTGCTGAGTATCATAGTCACCCTAACTGTGTTGCTCATGTTTGCCGGTCCCGCCGCCGCGGCGGGTACCGCCGAGAAAGGTCCGGAAACGGAGGCCGAGTCCGCGGTGTTGCTGGAGCCGGTGTCGGGCCAGATACTTTACGAAAAAGAACCCTACAAGGAACAGCCCATCGCCAGTGTGACCAAAATCATGACCATGCTTCTGGCCGTGGAGGCCCTGGACAGCGGGAAAGCGAAGCTTGACGACATCATCGTCACCAGCGAACACGCCGCGGGAATGGGCGGCTCCCAGATCTATCTAGCACCGCAGGAGAAAATGAGTTTCCGGGAAATGCTCATCAGTGTGGCCACCGGTTCGGCCAACGACGCCAGCGTAGCCATCGCCGAACACGTCGCCGGGAGCGAAGAGGCGTTTGTGCAGATGATGAACGACCGGGCGGCGGAACTGGGCGCAAAACACACGCACTATGTCAATCCGACGGGTTTGCCGGCCGAGGGGCATTACTCCTGCGCATACGACCAGGCGGTGATTCTCCGGGAGGCGCTGAAATATCCGCTGTTCCGGGAAGTATCGGCCATCAAGGAATATGATCTGCGCGGGGGAGAATTCAAACTCTGGAATACCAACAAGCTCCTGTGGTGGTATCCGGGGGCCGACGCGGGCAAGACCGGATGGACCAATGAAGCCAAGTACTGCCTGGCGTCCAGCGTAAAGAAAGATAACCTCCGTTTGATTGCAGTAGTGCTCGGGGTCCCGGAAACAAAAGGCCACTTCCGAGAATCCATTAAGCTTTATAACTGGGGCTTCGCCCGGTTTGAGGCGGTTGTGCTGGCCGGGGAAGGCGAACTGATCAAGACCCTGCCCGTCGATAAGGGAGTCGACACCACCGTCGACCTGATCGTGCCGCACGAGGTGTGCGTGGTGGTGCCCCGGGGAGAAAAGGAAGGCGTCGACTTCCGCGTGGAGCTGCCGTCATGGCCAGCGGCCCCCTTGAAACAGGATGAAGCGCTGGGAAGCTACGTCGTGTTGCACAACGGCAAGGAAGTGCTGCGGGTGGACATAGTGCCCGCCAAGGACGTGCCCGAGGCTTCGTTTGTCCAACAGTTCACGCGGATGGCCGAAAGAATCTGCGGCTGA
- the fusA gene encoding elongation factor G, whose protein sequence is MKNYEAGRIRNVGLIAHGGAGKTSLVEAMLFNTGVTTRIGRVEDGTTVGDYHPEEIKRGMTIHTSIIPVELDGIKLNILDTPGFLDFIGDVKAALRVVDGALVVVSAVDGVEVMTEITWDIAAERGLPRMVFINKLDRENANFFKVLDELKEKFEAGFVPFQIPIGSAETFEGVVDVVGGKAFKYTNGKREEIPVPENLQPVAEEYREQLIEAAAEANDDYLTKYLEGEALTPEEVNLGLAEAFRAGKLVPVFTGSAVKNIGVDLITAAAARYFGPPAVEAGKQLAALVFKTLTDPYVGRMNFVRVYSGDLKSDSTVYNANKGKTEKIGQVLYVRGKNQQGAEAAPAGDICVLVKLQETGTGDTLTTKDNPVILDGIDFPAPTLSLAISPKSKGDEDKLSTALARIVEEEPTVQIKKSTETKQTVITGMGEAQLDIIVDRFKRKYGLDVVLEPLRIPYRETIRTETKVEGKYKKQTGGRGQYGHVWIRLEPLTDGSDFVFDEEVFGGSVPAGFFPAVEKGIREAMQEGVVAGYPTTGIKAVLYDGSYHPVDSSEMAFKIAASMAFKKGVLQAQPVLLEPIMEVEVTAPEGFMGDIISDLNGKRGRILGMEPEGKRTRIRAHVPLGELARYAIDLKAMTQGRASFTMQFSSYEEMPAHLAEKVIKQAQEAAENK, encoded by the coding sequence GTGAAGAACTACGAGGCAGGACGGATTCGGAACGTGGGCTTGATTGCCCACGGAGGGGCGGGAAAGACCTCCCTGGTAGAGGCGATGCTTTTTAACACCGGCGTCACCACCCGCATCGGGCGCGTGGAGGACGGCACAACGGTAGGGGATTATCACCCGGAGGAGATCAAGCGCGGGATGACCATCCACACCAGCATCATCCCCGTGGAATTGGACGGAATCAAGCTGAACATACTGGACACCCCCGGATTTTTGGATTTTATCGGCGATGTGAAGGCCGCGCTACGGGTGGTCGACGGGGCGCTGGTCGTCGTCAGCGCTGTAGACGGCGTTGAGGTCATGACCGAGATCACCTGGGATATCGCTGCCGAACGAGGTCTTCCCCGCATGGTCTTTATCAACAAACTGGATCGGGAAAACGCCAACTTTTTCAAGGTGTTAGACGAGCTGAAGGAGAAATTCGAGGCCGGTTTCGTGCCGTTTCAGATTCCGATCGGCAGTGCGGAAACGTTCGAGGGCGTGGTCGACGTGGTGGGCGGCAAGGCCTTTAAATACACAAACGGAAAACGTGAGGAGATACCGGTGCCTGAGAATCTGCAACCCGTGGCGGAGGAATACCGGGAGCAGTTGATCGAGGCCGCCGCCGAGGCGAACGACGATTACCTCACCAAGTACCTGGAGGGTGAAGCCCTCACCCCCGAAGAAGTGAACCTGGGACTGGCCGAAGCGTTCCGGGCTGGCAAACTCGTGCCGGTTTTCACCGGGTCGGCGGTCAAGAACATCGGGGTGGACCTGATCACGGCCGCGGCGGCCCGGTACTTCGGGCCTCCCGCAGTGGAAGCCGGGAAACAGCTGGCCGCACTGGTGTTCAAGACTCTAACCGACCCCTACGTCGGGCGGATGAACTTCGTCCGGGTTTATTCGGGAGACCTGAAGAGCGACAGCACCGTCTACAACGCAAACAAGGGGAAGACCGAAAAGATCGGGCAGGTGTTATACGTACGGGGCAAGAACCAGCAGGGCGCGGAGGCGGCGCCGGCCGGAGACATCTGCGTGCTGGTGAAGCTCCAGGAAACGGGCACGGGCGATACCCTGACCACCAAGGACAACCCGGTGATCCTGGATGGGATCGACTTCCCGGCACCGACGCTGTCCCTGGCCATCAGCCCGAAGAGCAAGGGCGACGAGGACAAGCTATCCACGGCGCTGGCCCGGATTGTCGAGGAGGAACCGACCGTTCAGATCAAGAAGAGCACCGAAACGAAGCAGACCGTCATCACCGGAATGGGCGAGGCCCAACTGGACATCATCGTTGACCGGTTCAAACGGAAGTACGGGCTGGACGTGGTGCTCGAACCGCTGCGGATCCCTTACCGGGAGACCATCCGCACCGAAACCAAAGTTGAAGGGAAATACAAGAAACAGACGGGCGGCCGCGGGCAGTACGGGCACGTTTGGATCCGCCTGGAGCCCCTGACCGACGGCAGCGACTTCGTTTTCGACGAAGAGGTGTTCGGCGGTTCGGTGCCCGCCGGGTTTTTCCCGGCGGTGGAGAAGGGCATCCGGGAAGCCATGCAGGAGGGCGTGGTGGCCGGTTACCCGACCACCGGCATCAAGGCGGTGCTGTATGACGGTTCGTACCACCCGGTGGACTCCTCGGAAATGGCTTTCAAGATCGCGGCCTCGATGGCCTTTAAGAAGGGCGTGCTGCAGGCCCAGCCGGTGCTCCTGGAACCGATTATGGAGGTGGAGGTGACGGCACCGGAGGGGTTTATGGGTGACATTATCAGTGACCTGAACGGGAAGCGCGGTCGTATCCTGGGGATGGAGCCGGAAGGGAAGCGGACCAGGATCCGGGCCCACGTTCCGTTGGGCGAATTGGCACGGTACGCCATCGACCTGAAGGCCATGACCCAGGGCCGGGCGTCTTTCACTATGCAGTTCAGTTCCTATGAGGAAATGCCCGCCCACCTGGCGGAAAAGGTGATCAAGCAGGCCCAGGAAGCCGCCGAAAACAAGTAA
- the spoVB gene encoding stage V sporulation protein B produces the protein MPEKQSVAQGTLVLTASSLFNRILGFVYQVLMVRLLKAEGIGLFSMIYPVYVLFLVVASAGIPVAIAKVVAEESARGNLANAYRIFRISLGFVFGSALVLTVALLHYGTPLLIMVFDNPDVHLAFKVLTPGILVVSVCSAFRGFFQGLQQMTPTAVTQAVEQSVRVVCGLVLAYLLMPRGIAWATAGASAGVVLGELSGFLLMLLIFFTRRPAVGGGAGVPAFTESLGVISRRIFSLAGPVTVSRVLSTALLSVDAVMIPKRLAAAGLSTAEATASYGKLAGMAQTLLFTPGIFTISLATALLPAISSAHARGDTALLLNRVGSALRLTLLIGIPSAVIFLTLSRHICGLLFGYPDAGAILQVLALGGPFLYIIQTTTGILQGLGKAVQPLVNLLIASLLKIAGVYYLTAVPGLAMNGVALALVAHLMVMALLNLRDIRRLTGYRLDYLNSLGKTSLGALAMVAVIQWVNPAPDSVSGTLQAGLGGLAAYLGVVVSTGALAREERTRLDSLVRDLLGRGRGR, from the coding sequence ATGCCTGAAAAGCAGTCGGTGGCCCAGGGGACGCTGGTCCTTACCGCTTCCAGCCTTTTCAACCGCATACTCGGATTCGTCTACCAGGTCCTGATGGTCCGCCTGCTGAAGGCTGAAGGCATCGGGCTTTTCAGCATGATCTATCCGGTGTACGTCCTGTTTCTGGTGGTAGCCAGCGCGGGGATACCGGTGGCCATCGCCAAGGTGGTGGCCGAGGAGTCCGCCCGCGGCAACCTCGCGAACGCCTACCGGATCTTCCGGATCTCCCTGGGCTTCGTCTTCGGTTCCGCGCTGGTGTTGACGGTTGCCCTGTTGCACTACGGCACGCCGCTGTTGATAATGGTGTTCGACAATCCTGATGTCCACCTGGCCTTCAAGGTGCTCACCCCCGGGATACTGGTCGTTTCGGTGTGTTCAGCTTTCCGGGGTTTCTTCCAGGGATTGCAACAGATGACACCTACGGCGGTGACCCAGGCGGTGGAGCAGTCGGTGCGCGTGGTCTGCGGTCTGGTGCTGGCGTACCTGCTGATGCCCCGGGGCATCGCCTGGGCCACGGCCGGGGCCTCCGCCGGGGTGGTCCTGGGAGAGTTGTCCGGTTTTTTGCTCATGCTGCTGATCTTCTTCACCCGGAGGCCGGCGGTGGGCGGCGGAGCCGGGGTGCCGGCGTTCACCGAATCCCTGGGGGTCATCTCCCGCCGCATCTTCAGTCTGGCCGGGCCGGTTACCGTTTCCCGGGTGTTGTCCACCGCCCTTTTGTCGGTCGACGCGGTGATGATTCCCAAGCGCCTCGCCGCGGCCGGCCTGTCCACCGCCGAGGCCACCGCCAGTTACGGCAAACTGGCCGGGATGGCCCAGACCCTGCTGTTCACGCCCGGAATCTTCACGATCTCCCTGGCCACCGCCCTTCTGCCCGCCATCTCCAGCGCCCACGCCCGGGGGGACACCGCCCTGCTGCTCAACCGGGTCGGTTCGGCCCTCCGTCTCACCCTGCTGATCGGCATCCCCAGCGCCGTGATCTTTCTGACCCTTTCCAGACACATTTGTGGCTTGCTCTTCGGCTATCCTGACGCGGGGGCGATCCTCCAGGTTCTGGCTCTCGGGGGACCGTTTCTGTACATCATCCAGACCACCACGGGTATCCTGCAGGGATTAGGCAAGGCGGTGCAACCCCTGGTCAACCTGCTGATCGCCTCGCTGCTCAAAATCGCGGGTGTCTACTACTTGACGGCGGTGCCGGGCCTGGCGATGAACGGCGTCGCCCTGGCCTTGGTCGCCCACCTCATGGTTATGGCGCTCTTAAACCTCCGGGACATCCGCCGGTTAACCGGTTACCGTCTGGATTACCTGAACAGCTTGGGGAAAACCTCGCTCGGCGCTCTTGCCATGGTCGCGGTGATCCAATGGGTCAACCCGGCGCCGGACAGTGTCTCCGGCACTTTGCAGGCCGGCCTGGGCGGGCTGGCGGCGTACCTGGGGGTGGTGGTTTCAACCGGTGCGCTGGCGCGCGAGGAGCGGACGCGCCTGGACAGCCTTGTGCGCGACCTTCTGGGACGCGGGCGTGGCAGGTGA
- the surE gene encoding 5'/3'-nucleotidase SurE, giving the protein MRILLTNDDGIFAPGLEALRNALSDLAETIYIIAPDRERSATGHSITVHRPIRVREACHADGNCCGWIVDGTPADCVKLALESLLPETPDLVISGINLGPNLGTDVLYSGTVSAAMEGLINGVPSLAISLASHREAEFEEAAAFARRLLPLVFEYREIFTANTLLNINVPPGKPVGVRLTRLGNLRYADAVDRRVDPRGRYYYWMAGKPFSPDGHDPDTDIGAVKDRHISITPVKIDLTDYEALDALKKWPVDWKGS; this is encoded by the coding sequence ATGCGGATACTGCTGACCAACGACGACGGAATTTTCGCGCCCGGGCTGGAGGCACTGCGCAACGCGCTGTCCGACTTGGCCGAGACTATTTACATCATTGCTCCGGACCGCGAGCGGAGCGCCACCGGCCACTCCATTACCGTGCACCGGCCAATCCGGGTGCGGGAGGCCTGTCACGCGGACGGGAACTGCTGCGGCTGGATCGTCGACGGCACCCCGGCCGACTGCGTCAAACTGGCCCTGGAATCGCTCCTGCCTGAAACCCCTGACCTGGTGATTTCTGGCATCAACCTCGGACCGAACCTGGGTACGGACGTACTCTATTCCGGCACCGTTTCCGCCGCTATGGAGGGACTGATCAACGGCGTGCCGTCCCTGGCGATTTCCCTGGCCAGCCACCGGGAAGCGGAGTTTGAAGAGGCCGCCGCCTTCGCCCGCCGCCTTTTGCCGCTGGTGTTCGAGTACCGGGAGATATTCACGGCGAACACCCTGCTGAACATTAACGTACCCCCCGGAAAGCCGGTCGGCGTCAGGCTGACCCGTCTGGGGAATCTGCGTTACGCCGACGCCGTGGACCGGCGGGTCGACCCCCGGGGCCGATACTACTACTGGATGGCCGGGAAACCGTTCAGCCCCGACGGGCACGATCCCGACACCGACATCGGGGCCGTCAAGGACCGGCACATCTCTATCACCCCGGTGAAGATCGATCTCACCGACTACGAGGCCCTGGACGCCTTGAAAAAGTGGCCGGTTGACTGGAAAGGCAGTTAG
- a CDS encoding YpmA family protein, producing MKEDGSAGKLELISARAFEPYDQMYRVVDFLNKSLKDRELVFGLSRDEDGKMVIAIYKT from the coding sequence GTGAAGGAAGACGGGTCCGCGGGCAAACTGGAGCTGATCAGTGCCCGGGCTTTCGAGCCGTATGACCAGATGTACCGCGTGGTGGACTTTCTGAATAAATCATTGAAGGACCGAGAGCTGGTTTTCGGCCTTTCGAGGGACGAGGACGGAAAGATGGTCATCGCGATTTATAAGACGTAA
- the folE gene encoding GTP cyclohydrolase I FolE — translation MDLEKIEQAVTMIIESIGEDPNREGLRDTPRRVARMYAEVFSGLETDPEEVLEQFFTENHEELILVKDIPLFSVCEHHLLPVVGKAHVAYIPRRGLITGLSKLARVVDGYARRPQLQERLTAQIADAIMKRLEPHGVLVMIEAEHMCMTMRGVNKPGAQTVTSAVRGIFERNAKTRTEALALIKGR, via the coding sequence GTGGACCTGGAGAAAATTGAGCAGGCCGTGACCATGATTATCGAGAGCATCGGAGAAGACCCGAACCGGGAGGGGCTCCGGGACACCCCGCGCCGGGTGGCCCGGATGTATGCCGAGGTGTTTTCCGGGCTGGAAACCGACCCGGAGGAGGTACTGGAGCAGTTTTTCACCGAGAACCACGAGGAATTGATCCTGGTAAAGGATATCCCACTGTTCTCGGTGTGTGAACACCACCTCCTTCCGGTGGTGGGGAAGGCCCACGTGGCTTATATTCCCCGCCGGGGCCTGATTACGGGCCTGTCGAAACTGGCCCGGGTGGTGGATGGCTACGCCCGCCGGCCGCAACTGCAGGAGCGTTTGACCGCCCAGATCGCCGATGCTATAATGAAAAGGCTTGAGCCCCACGGGGTCCTGGTCATGATCGAGGCCGAACATATGTGCATGACCATGCGCGGCGTGAACAAACCCGGCGCCCAGACGGTGACGTCCGCGGTGCGGGGTATTTTTGAGCGCAACGCCAAGACCCGGACGGAGGCGCTGGCCCTGATCAAAGGACGTTAG
- a CDS encoding 7-carboxy-7-deazaguanine synthase QueE — translation MTITAPVTEVFTSVQGEGPYLGCRHMFVRFAGCNLQCAYCDTPAPAGRRCRVENTPGRRVFTWYPNPVTVQMLLDWTSRAVAPHFHALALTGGEPLLHADFLESFLVGFREYGGRCYLETNGTLPEAMKRLARLVDIVAMDVKLPSMTGFPFPEAEHRRFLEAIGPAHAFVKVVVGSETTDAELDAVCALLSAGAGRTMLVLQPVTPVSGVRPAPPERLLEMQERCLARLPDVRVIPQVHRTLGVL, via the coding sequence ATGACCATAACGGCTCCAGTAACGGAGGTTTTCACCTCGGTTCAGGGAGAAGGCCCTTACCTGGGCTGCCGGCACATGTTTGTACGCTTTGCGGGCTGCAACCTGCAGTGCGCCTACTGCGACACCCCGGCCCCGGCGGGGCGCCGGTGCCGGGTGGAGAACACCCCGGGCCGGCGGGTCTTTACCTGGTATCCGAACCCGGTTACGGTGCAAATGCTTCTGGACTGGACCAGCCGGGCGGTTGCTCCCCATTTCCACGCCCTGGCGCTGACCGGGGGGGAGCCGCTGCTGCACGCCGACTTCCTGGAGTCCTTCCTGGTGGGATTCCGCGAGTACGGGGGAAGGTGCTACCTGGAGACGAATGGCACTCTGCCGGAAGCCATGAAACGGTTGGCCCGGCTGGTGGACATTGTGGCCATGGACGTGAAACTGCCGAGCATGACCGGCTTTCCTTTCCCGGAAGCGGAACACCGGCGGTTCCTGGAGGCAATCGGTCCCGCGCACGCTTTCGTGAAGGTGGTGGTGGGCTCCGAAACCACGGACGCGGAGTTGGACGCAGTCTGTGCACTGCTGTCGGCGGGTGCCGGGCGGACCATGCTGGTGCTGCAGCCGGTGACCCCCGTCTCCGGCGTACGCCCGGCCCCGCCGGAGCGCCTATTGGAGATGCAGGAACGGTGTCTGGCCCGGCTTCCGGACGTACGGGTCATCCCCCAGGTGCACCGCACCCTAGGAGTCCTTTGA